Proteins encoded by one window of Thermobaculum terrenum ATCC BAA-798:
- a CDS encoding dienelactone hydrolase family protein, with amino-acid sequence MNTLGEQEITILADSTQLKGFLCIPSDPRGLVIFAHGTGSSRFSPRNRFVAERLNAAGLATILMDLLSSEEEVIDLRSSQLRFDIPKLSSRVEAALHWANNRDDLVGLNKGLFGASTGAAAALITAARNPDDIGAVVSRGGRPDLAEPYLEQVKAATLLIVGSLDYPVIELNRRAFDKLNCAKRLEIVEGASHLFEEPGKLEVVADLARDWFLRYL; translated from the coding sequence GTGAACACCTTAGGTGAACAGGAGATAACCATATTAGCTGATAGCACCCAGCTTAAGGGTTTCCTATGTATACCTTCAGATCCACGAGGATTGGTTATATTCGCACATGGCACCGGTAGCAGCAGGTTTAGCCCCAGAAATAGATTTGTAGCCGAACGTCTAAATGCCGCAGGTTTAGCTACTATACTGATGGATCTACTTAGCTCTGAGGAAGAGGTTATAGATCTAAGAAGTAGCCAACTGAGATTCGATATCCCCAAACTCTCCAGTAGGGTTGAAGCCGCCCTGCATTGGGCAAATAACAGAGACGACCTGGTAGGACTCAACAAAGGATTATTTGGAGCAAGCACCGGCGCTGCAGCAGCCCTAATAACGGCAGCCAGAAACCCTGACGACATTGGAGCCGTCGTCTCAAGAGGAGGTAGACCAGATCTAGCGGAACCTTATCTCGAGCAAGTAAAAGCTGCAACTCTGCTGATAGTAGGGAGCCTAGATTACCCGGTTATAGAACTGAACAGAAGAGCATTTGATAAATTGAATTGTGCGAAAAGATTAGAGATAGTAGAAGGCGCTAGTCACCTATTTGAAGAGCCAGGCAAGTTAGAGGTAGTTGCAGATCTAGCCAGGGACTGGTTCCTAAGATACTTATAG